A single region of the Anomaloglossus baeobatrachus isolate aAnoBae1 chromosome 2, aAnoBae1.hap1, whole genome shotgun sequence genome encodes:
- the POU3F1 gene encoding POU domain, class 3, transcription factor 1 yields MAATAQYLPRNNTLPSNPLMHPDSDRMHQGTTYREVQKMMHQEYLQGLATNAGHPMSLTHHQWLPNPTSDWGSGSHLGGQNDHSKAAVQSNREDLSSSFHHHRSHLVHQQTPSSHAWAQSGGHHLSPMSPSSNSHQPLLYSQTSYTNLNGMLGPQASSLHHSMRDPLHDDPGVLDTHVESPPQHLNHHQDHSDEDAPSSDDLEQFAKQFKQRRIKLGFTQADVGLALGTLYGNVFSQTTICRFEALQLSFKNMCKLKPLLNKWLEETDSTTGSPTNLDKIAAQGRKRKKRTSIEVGVKGALENHFLKCPKPSAHEITSLADSLQLEKEVVRVWFCNRRQKEKRMTPAGVPHPPMEDVYSQAETPPLHHTLQTSVQ; encoded by the coding sequence ATGGCTGCAACTGCTCAGTATCTGCCCAGGAATAACACATTGCCTTCCAACCCTCTCATGCATCCGGACTCCGACAGGATGCACCAGGGCACCACCTACAGAGAGGTGCAGAAGATGATGCACCAAGAGTACCTGCAAGGCTTAGCCACCAACGCCGGGCACCCCATGAGCCTCACCCATCACCAGTGGTTGCCCAATCCTACCAGCGACTGGGGCAGCGGCTCTCACCTAGGTGGACAGAACGATCACAGCAAAGCTGCTGTACAGAGCAACAGAGAGGACCTCAGCAGCAGCTTCCACCACCACAGATCACACTTGGTCCACCAACAGACGCCTAGCAGTCATGCCTGGGCACAGAGTGGGGGGCATCACTTGTCTCCGATGTCCCCCAGCTCCAACAGTCACCAGCCTCTGCTTTATTCCCAGACCTCCTATACAAACCTGAATGGCATGCTGGGGCCACAAGCTTCTTCGTTGCACCACAGCATGAGAGACCCCTTGCATGATGACCCAGGAGTCCTTGACACCCACGTCGAGTCGCCTCCTCAGCACCTTAACCACCATCAGGACCACTCCGACGAAGACGCCCCCAGCTCTGACGACCTGGAACAGTTTGCCAAGCAGTTCAAGCAGAGGCGGATCAAGCTGGGCTTCACCCAGGCAGATGTTGGCTTGGCCCTGGGCACCCTGTATGGCAATGTTTTCTCCCAAACCACAATTTGCAGGTTTGAAGCTTTGCAACTGAGTTTCAAGAACATGTGTAAACTGAAGCCCCTGTTGAATAAGTGGCTGGAGGAGACAGATTCCACTACTGGAAGCCCGACCAACCTAGACAAGATTGCAGCTCAAGGAAGGAAAAGAAAGAAGAGGACCTCCATAGAAGTTGGTGTGAAGGGAGCACTAGAGAACCATTTCCTAAAGTGCCCTAAACCATCAGCCCATGAGATCACCAGCCTGGCAGACAGTCTTCAGTTGGAGAAGGAGGTGGTGAGAGTTTGGTTTTGCAACAGAAGGCAGAAAGAGAAAAGGATGACCCCAGCAGGGGTTCCTCACCCCCCCATGGAGGATGTGTATTCACAAGCAGAGACCCCTCCACTCCATCACACACTGCAGACCTCTGTACAATGA